A single window of Candidatus Methylomirabilota bacterium DNA harbors:
- a CDS encoding HAMP domain-containing protein: MRLQTRFLLYFTALTAVIMALAFLLVDEAMGHLVLNSSQRLRTRLALLAVAMLAIVLGTAGAYLLTRRITRLLSLLTASTRRAAAGDLDSRLELRTGDEMEELARGFNAVIGQVHAHHRALEELNRDLEAKVRGRTEDLEWTNEALLKAYEDRQQAEAQMILSEKMASLGQFVAGIAHEINTPSSAINAAIVNVTEGLQTLARQVPSLAADGPSPAVRAAFHALVQKALSVDFARKRASTTEIRQRTRELEAILLGLGLPSPRELALAYSRLGLHEELRRLAESVPGGLPPPALAFLENAGNLAIAVSDIRVSIQAITRMVKALRHYSHLDRAEMAEA; this comes from the coding sequence ATGCGGCTACAGACGCGCTTCCTCCTCTACTTCACGGCCCTGACCGCGGTGATCATGGCCCTCGCCTTCTTGCTCGTCGACGAGGCCATGGGACACCTCGTGCTCAACTCCTCCCAGCGCCTCCGCACGCGGCTGGCCCTCCTCGCCGTGGCGATGCTGGCCATCGTCCTCGGCACCGCCGGCGCGTACCTCCTGACCCGCCGTATCACCCGCCTGCTCTCGCTCCTCACGGCGAGCACGCGCCGGGCGGCGGCGGGGGACCTCGACAGCCGTCTGGAGCTGCGCACCGGCGACGAGATGGAGGAGCTGGCCCGGGGCTTCAACGCCGTGATCGGCCAGGTGCACGCCCACCACCGCGCGCTCGAGGAGCTGAACCGGGACCTGGAGGCGAAGGTCCGCGGGCGCACCGAGGACCTGGAGTGGACGAACGAGGCGCTGCTCAAGGCGTACGAGGACCGCCAGCAGGCCGAGGCCCAGATGATCCTGTCCGAGAAGATGGCCAGCCTCGGCCAGTTCGTGGCCGGCATCGCCCACGAGATCAACACCCCGTCCTCGGCGATCAACGCCGCCATCGTCAACGTCACCGAAGGCCTGCAGACCCTGGCCCGGCAGGTGCCCAGCCTCGCCGCCGACGGCCCGTCGCCCGCGGTGCGGGCCGCCTTCCACGCGCTCGTCCAGAAGGCGCTCTCGGTCGACTTCGCCCGGAAGCGAGCCTCCACCACCGAGATCCGGCAGCGCACGCGTGAGCTGGAGGCGATCCTGCTCGGCCTGGGCCTGCCCAGCCCGCGCGAGCTGGCCCTCGCCTACTCGCGGCTGGGCCTGCACGAAGAGCTGCGGCGCCTGGCGGAGTCCGTTCCGGGCGGGCTGCCGCCGCCCGCACTGGCCTTCCTGGAGAACGCCGGCAACCTCGCCATCGCGGTGAGCGACATCCGCGTGTCCATCCAGGCCATCACGCGGATGGTCAAGGCCCTGCGCCACTACTCGCACCTCGACCGGGCCGAGATGGCCGAGGCCGA